In Halanaeroarchaeum sp. HSR-CO, one DNA window encodes the following:
- a CDS encoding DUF5805 domain-containing protein — MADTGEGDSERSVVTTYVPAYQKEQWQSHADELGMSQSEFVKTMVQAGRRGFGGDGTGNSAAPSSSPDPQGSRGEDGVTDDRMRKSVLNALSTDSYSDFDEILDTVIEDIADEVEAVILSLDDEGRISHSPREGGYVLMED; from the coding sequence ATGGCCGACACAGGCGAGGGGGATTCCGAACGATCGGTGGTGACGACGTACGTCCCAGCGTACCAGAAAGAACAGTGGCAGTCACACGCCGACGAGTTGGGGATGAGCCAGAGCGAATTCGTGAAGACGATGGTCCAGGCCGGTCGACGAGGTTTCGGTGGGGACGGCACTGGAAATTCTGCAGCCCCATCTTCGAGCCCTGACCCCCAGGGTTCGAGGGGTGAAGACGGGGTTACAGACGACCGCATGAGGAAATCGGTTCTGAACGCACTCTCGACCGACTCGTACAGCGATTTCGACGAGATTCTCGATACGGTTATCGAGGACATCGCCGACGAAGTTGAGGCCGTGATTCTTTCACTCGACGACGAGGGCCGTATCTCTCATAGCCCACGCGAAGGCGGCTACGTCCTGATGGAGGACTGA
- a CDS encoding tyrosine-type recombinase/integrase, giving the protein MPATETDPIEYFLEDMAYHGRSDRTIAAYERVLSQFRAYLQAGESRAGDDAVGLGEATHRDCLGWIHERRGSVASSTIASYASYLHRFYSYMVEVGEFDDNPMTLVMEEMDEQIETDPSRRDVSVDEMRRFVGQIAHPGEIAIVVTLLKTGIRAGELCNLDLRDLNLSGISVESGPIRPTLRGRPDSLFVSQAPTAGESVNGEPRSESNKRKRDTVIPVDAELKRVLERWLAIRPDTQSPASPLFVSTDQNWGQRVTGPGVHYVVERHARENDWYETNGGAGANVTPHYFRHFFTTHLRDRTGDRGIVKYLRGDVARDIIDTYTHNWGDRVRDVYEDNIYNLI; this is encoded by the coding sequence ATGCCTGCTACGGAGACCGATCCGATCGAGTACTTCCTCGAGGACATGGCCTATCACGGTCGCTCTGACCGGACGATAGCGGCCTACGAACGGGTACTCAGCCAGTTTCGGGCGTATCTACAGGCGGGGGAAAGTCGGGCGGGTGACGATGCTGTCGGGCTCGGTGAAGCCACGCATCGTGATTGTCTGGGCTGGATACACGAACGAAGGGGGTCCGTCGCTTCCAGCACCATTGCCTCGTACGCCTCCTACCTCCATCGGTTCTACTCGTACATGGTGGAGGTCGGCGAGTTCGACGACAATCCGATGACTCTCGTCATGGAGGAGATGGACGAACAGATCGAGACAGACCCGAGCAGACGAGACGTCTCCGTCGACGAGATGCGTCGGTTCGTCGGACAGATCGCCCACCCAGGAGAGATAGCAATCGTCGTGACGCTACTCAAAACCGGTATCCGTGCCGGAGAGCTGTGTAATCTGGACCTCCGCGATCTGAATCTGTCGGGAATATCGGTGGAGAGCGGACCGATCCGACCGACGCTGCGCGGTCGCCCGGATTCGCTGTTCGTCTCACAGGCGCCCACGGCGGGCGAATCGGTCAATGGCGAACCGCGCTCCGAGTCGAACAAACGAAAGCGAGACACCGTCATTCCCGTCGATGCCGAACTCAAGCGAGTTCTCGAACGATGGCTCGCAATCCGCCCCGACACCCAATCGCCCGCTAGCCCCCTGTTCGTCAGCACGGATCAAAACTGGGGACAGCGTGTGACCGGCCCTGGTGTGCACTACGTCGTCGAACGGCATGCCAGAGAGAACGACTGGTACGAGACGAACGGGGGTGCAGGGGCGAACGTGACTCCGCATTACTTTCGACACTTTTTCACCACCCACCTTCGAGACCGCACCGGTGATCGAGGCATCGTGAAGTATCTGCGAGGCGACGTGGCGCGAGACATCATCGACACCTATACGCACAACTGGGGCGACCGAGTCCGCGACGTCTACGAAGATAATATCTACAATCTGATATAG
- a CDS encoding DUF502 domain-containing protein: MKTRSRVKSSFVAGLILIAPLVVTVFVLRILIGWTQQFVDPVVAGTRLTQYTGNNELVAQLAAVILILGAITLLGYLAQRSIGRQVFGNMGRIVNVIPLISTLYVSVRQVSNSLVERRTAYDGVALVEYPREDMYYLGLITGKSPTVVEEATEETMYNVFLPNSPNPTGGRLLLLPERQVHEIDMSVRRGMQLIVTSGIGADQGSSYDADAAFKHGYSD; encoded by the coding sequence ATGAAGACGCGATCTCGCGTCAAGAGCAGTTTCGTTGCGGGACTGATCTTGATTGCCCCACTGGTCGTGACGGTCTTCGTCCTCCGGATCCTCATCGGGTGGACCCAGCAGTTCGTCGACCCGGTCGTTGCGGGGACACGACTGACCCAGTACACAGGCAACAACGAACTCGTCGCGCAACTCGCGGCCGTGATCCTGATACTCGGTGCCATCACGCTGCTCGGGTACCTGGCCCAGCGAAGTATCGGCCGGCAGGTGTTCGGGAACATGGGCCGAATCGTGAACGTCATTCCGTTGATCAGCACGCTCTATGTGAGTGTCCGACAGGTCTCGAATTCCCTGGTCGAGCGGCGAACGGCCTACGACGGCGTCGCACTCGTCGAGTACCCCCGAGAGGATATGTATTATCTCGGTCTCATCACCGGCAAGAGCCCGACCGTCGTCGAGGAGGCCACCGAGGAGACGATGTACAACGTCTTCCTCCCGAACAGTCCCAATCCGACGGGTGGACGATTGCTTCTCCTCCCCGAACGGCAGGTCCACGAAATAGATATGAGTGTTCGCCGTGGGATGCAGTTGATCGTGACCAGTGGCATCGGTGCCGACCAGGGGTCGTCGTACGATGCTGACGCCGCGTTCAAACACGGATACAGCGACTGA